TTCATACTTTTTGCTTTATCCTTTTTTTTAGAGATGTTGAGCTATTCGTTGTATTTCTCGGTACGAACACCGGGCGTGCAGGTGAAGGATCGGTAAAATTGTTTTGGTGTTCTTTTGAGATAAAAGCTATTTGATATTTGCCGGTTGCGTAGATCTGACGCAGTTCTGCCTCGCCTTTGTAGCTAACAATATCATCTACATACTTACAACCCTCTAAACGGCAATGGCGTTCGGATTCTGTTTCTATGGGCTGTCGTGCTTTGTGATCCGGCTGCACATT
This Candidatus Poribacteria bacterium DNA region includes the following protein-coding sequences:
- a CDS encoding adenylyltransferase/cytidyltransferase family protein codes for the protein MVKGIYAGVWDLLHPGHLIALCWAKHRCDHLTVALNVQPDHKARQPIETESERHCRLEGCKYVDDIVSYKGEAELRQIYATGKYQIAFISKEHQNNFTDPSPARPVFVPRNTTNSSTSLKKRIKQKV